A portion of the Hydractinia symbiolongicarpus strain clone_291-10 chromosome 10, HSymV2.1, whole genome shotgun sequence genome contains these proteins:
- the LOC130662498 gene encoding kynurenine formamidase-like — translation MHKLLPFTSSKMVNIDLTYPFDENTVYWPTEQLGKFKFTSKHAEVNTSFETYYEANRFSAAEHGGTHLDAPRHFVHGKLGVADISLEKLIGRLFLVDVSSEVDKNKDFLIMQEHIEQAETSLKRKVDDHIVLFYTGFSKHYPDLNKYLGTNTTNTSMLRFPGLHPDAATWLTERRKVKSVGIDTASIDYGQSSKFLAHRILFSHNVPAFENVNLKEITKLKSVNKVMIYALPMMIKNGSGAPLRIVASYDDDTTQVSQGVRLGVSIWVFLLLVFLQLQC, via the exons ATGCACAAGTTGCTTCCCTTTACTTCGTcaaagatggtgaatatagaTCTCACTTATCCTTTCGACGAAAACACCGTTTACTGGCCAACTGAACAACTGGGGAAATTTAAGTTTACATCGAAACACGCTGAAGTTAATACTTCGTTTGAAACTTACTATGAAGCCAACAGATTCAGTGCTGCAGAACATGGAGGGACACATTTAGATGCACCAAGACATTTCGTTCATGGAAAACTTGGCGTCGCTGATATCTCGTTGGAAAAGCTTATTGGAAGATTATTTTTGGTCGATGTTTCTTCGGAGGTGGATAAAAATAAGGACTTTTTAATCATGCAAGAACACATCGAACAAGCTGAAACTTCCTTGAAGAGAAAAGTTGATGATCatattgttcttttttatacAG GTTTTAGCAAACACTATCCTGATTTAAACAAATACCTTGGTACAAATACAACGAACACATCAATGTTGCGTTTCCCTGGACTTCATCCAGATGCAGCTACCTGGCTTACAGAAAGACGAAAG GTAAAATCAGTCGGTATTGATACAGCCTCAATCGATTACGGCCAAAGCAGCAAATTTTTAGCCCACAGAATTCTTTTCTCGCACAACGTACCTGCATTTGAGAACGTCAATCTCAAAgaaattacaaaattaaaaagcgtTAACAAAGTTATGATTTATGCGTTACCAATGATGATTAAAAATGGCTCTGGCGCTCCATTGAGAATTGTCGCATCATATGATGACGATACAACGCAGGTATCACAAGGCGTTCGATTAGGAGTGTCAATCTGGGTGTTTTTGCTGTTGGTCTTCCTGCAACTGCAATGTTAA
- the LOC130612896 gene encoding uncharacterized protein LOC130612896: protein MTKKYLKLNNLIAVPFDKGIGICVMKVESYNNKMNDIIGLPQFNKLTSKRKNEKNPVFKEEERITSVLKELKVKGKISEQLYDKLKPIGSQPPRIYGLAKVHKNNTPMRPVLSMPGSPYFKLANQVAKWLSVVDECNINSSTKQISDLITHLQLAENEELVSFDVTSLYTNVPLNEAIDDCTSLLYSGKYEKPPVDRETFHKLTLLCSSNVVMSTHDGYYQQVHGLAMGSPPAPMLANGWLSKFDDIIKGDADLFARYMDDIIRNINKDKIQEKLNEINNIHPSLKFTIERENNGEIAFLDMSIKRTHGNLVSKWYTKPTDTGLTLNFHALAPKQYKRSVVSGLYRGKVSDNFKRTLNNIKAPCRIIFTLNKLKSCLPSLKPTVEKSLKSGVVYKFSCPRCSSCYVGQTSRHLICRFKEHRRNGPVGDHWKECERELSIDDVTILCSNSKSTYHLMTLEALFINQLKPSLNTKDEYRFRPLLFSDLCTVYDAMYDMLVFLCTLLPLGCKKIRNLLLRVCIKIVLINLQWHKNVELCTLSPP, encoded by the exons atgacaaaaaagtATCTAAAACTCAACAACTTGATAGCTGTTCCCTTCGACAAGGGCATCGGCATTTGTGTTATGAAAGTTGAAAGttataacaacaaaatgaaCGACATCATTGGTTTACCCCAATTTAATAAACTTACATCTAAAAGGAAAAATGAGAAGAACCCTGTGttcaaagaagaagaaagaattaCATCTGTCCTGAAAGAGTTAAAAGTGAAAGGAAAAATCAGTGAACAGCTTTATGATAAACTAAAGCCAATAGGAAGTCAACCACCTAGAATCTACGGACTTGCTAAAGTACACAAAAATAACACACCAATGAGACCAGTTTTATCGATGCCAGGTTCTCCATATTTCAAACTAGCAAACCAGGTAGCAAAGTGGCTGTCAGTAGTAGATGAATGCAACATCAATTCTTCCACGAAACAAATATCCGATCTAATTACACATCTCCAACTTGCAGAAAATGAGGAACTTGTGAGTTTTGACGTCACATCCCTATATACAAATGTACCACTGAACGAAGCAATTGATGATTGTACCAGTCTTTTATATTCTGGAAAATACGAAAAACCTCCAGTAGATCGAGAAACTTTTCATAAATTAACCTTACTATGTAGTAGCAATGTAGTTATGTCGACTCATGATGGATATTACCAACAAGTCCATGGATTGGCAATGGGGAGCCCACCAGCTCCAATGCTTGCTAATGGTTGGCTCAGTAAATTTGACGATATTATCAAGGGAGATGCAGATTTATTCGCGAGATATATGGACGATATTATCAGAAATATCAACAAAGATAAGATCCAGGAAAAGTTGAATGAGATTAATAATATTCACCCATCACTAAAGTTTACTATCGAGCGTGAAAACAATGGAGAAATTGCATTTCTAGACATGTCTATAAAAAGAACACACGGAAACCTTGTCTCAAAGTGGTATACAAAACCAACTGACACTGGTTTAACACTAAATTTCCACGCCCTTGCACCAAAACAATACAAGAGATCGGTTGTGTCTGGACTT TATCGTGGTAAAGTTTCGGATAATTTCAAACGAACGCTTAACAACATCAAAGCTCCGTGCAGAATTATATTCACGCTGAATAAACTGAAAAGCTGTCTACCATCACTAAAGCCAACAGTCGAAAAATCTTTGAAAAGTGGCGTAGTATATAAATTTTCATGTCCAAGATGTTCGTCTTGCTATGTCGGTCAAACAAGCCGTCATTTGATATGTCGTTTCAAAGAACATCGACGAAATGGCCCGGTTGGGGATCATTGGAAAGAATGCGAACGTGAATTGTCGATTGATGACGTAACGATCTTGtgctcaaactcaaaatcaacgTATCATTTAATGACTTTAGAGGCTCTTTTCATCAATCAATTGAAACCATCTTTGAATACAAAGGATGAATATAGATTCAGGCCGCTg CTTTTTTCTGATTTGTGTACAGTGTATGATGCTATGTATGAtat GCTTGTGTTTTTATGCACTTTGTTACCATTAGGGTGTAAAAAAATACGGAACTTATTACTGCGAGTTTGTATAAAAATCGTGCTAATCAATTTACAATGGCACAAAAAT GTAGAATTGTGTACTCTCTCTCCTccttaa